GGTTTTGGATAGGTTCACATCATCATTATGACGAAATAATCGAATCAAAAGAATAACAAACGCTGCCGCAGAATGCGGGTTTGGGTAAACAGGCTCAGCTTGTCGATATGTAAATGTTGTCATTTCTTGTTGCTTTTTGAACACCGAATACAAATTACTCCACACCAACCATATCAATCTCCCGCATAATTCTCTCTGTCTCCGTCAGTGCTTCGATGATGCGCTGGTAATGGCGGACATCCTCAAAGCTGAGCACTCTCCCCTTCCGGTCTTTGAGCCACTTTTGTGCGGGCTGATAACCGCCGATGTAGAACTCCCATACTGCCGATGGGACACCATCGAATCAAATATGTTTTTTTGGGGCGTCAGTTGGGTGCCCGAAGCGAAGATCCTGCATGTTATGAAAAAGGCCGGGTTCAGTATCCGCGTTTGGCCAAGACTCCCCTTTTTTTGGAGGGTATTGAAAGGATAATGCGAGGCGCTGATGCATATCGAATTACCCTGATGTGTGCAGAGAAAGATCCCATTGAGTGTCACAGAGCGCTGCTGGTGTCACGCAAGCTTTTTGAGCTGGGGATTCCAGTCAACCATATTCTGCATGATGGAGCCATTCAGACTCACGAAGAGTTGGAATCTCGCTTGCTTTCGATGTGCAATCTCCCTGATGGGGATATGTTTACGAGCCGTGATGAATTTATTGCACAAGCGTATTCCATTCAAGGAAATCGTGTGGCATATCAGGATGAAGTCATGGCTGAACAGAAAAAAGTTCTCCAATCATGAAGATTTTTACCATCGGCTTTACACAGAAAAGCGCAGAGCAATTTTTCAACCATTTGAAGCAGCCTGGTTTGACAAGAGTTATTGATATTCGGCTTAACAATGTTTCTCAATTAGCCGGATTTACGAAGATGAAAGACTTGCAGTTTTTCCTCCGTGAAATCAATAACCTTGATTACGTTCACCTGCCAGAATTGGCGCCGACCAAAGAGATTCTTGATGGCTACAAGAAAAATGGCGGCGATTGGAAGAGTTATGAAAAGCAATTCTTGTCATTGATGGCGACACGTCGCGTTGAGAATCTTGTCAAAAAAGATCTGATTGATGGCGGCTGCCTTCTCTGCAGCGAGGTCACACCTGAGCACTGCCATCGACGGCTGGTCGCCGAATATTTCCGTGACAAATGGGGCTATGTGGAAATTGTTCATTTGTAGGCACCGGATAAAACGAATCACGCAGAGCTACACAAAAAGTCGCGCAATTTACTCGGCTGGGGTGATGTTCGGTTCTTCAATAACACAAAAAAATTCATGCGGCTACCGTCGATAAAGCATAGACCTTTTTCGCGTAGGTACTGGCCGCTGCAACGTCACCCGACTTGAGTGCTTCTCTTACCCGATCGAGTTTTAAGGCGTCATCAAGGCTGATATACGGTGCCCAGCCATCCTCAGAATCAATGATCTCAATTTCGACTTCTGGCGGCGTAGTTACCTGCATGAACAAACTTTGTATGTTTTCTGGTATTCATTTTTTCCTCCTGGTGAAATTATCGGCCCACTTTTCATGATCTGGACGATAAGCAGTTATAAGCATGGCTGGAGATACGTTACCTCGGATAATTCACGAGATAACTCACGAGCGGTGAATGAACGGCTGGCAGTGTTGTGATAGCAGTTTTTTTGCTTCGAACGCCATTTTTTCCGGATTCTTTTTTTTCAGGCAAAATTGCCGAAGCGAGAGAAGCGTGTTGTCGATGGTGTAATACTATTTGGTAAACAATATTATTTTTGGTAAGGTATTCTTACTCCATTACTATTCTTGATATGAATGCCATGTTAGCCAAACTTACCAGCAAAAATCAGTTGACCTTGCCAAAGTCTATTGTAACCTCAATTCCTAAAACAGATTACTTTGAAGTGGAAGTTGAGAATGGTCGCATCATGCTTACGCCTGTGCGTATGCAGCAGGCAGATGCAGTGCGTGCCAAATTAGATGCTTTGGGTATTAATGACCAGGATGTTCTGGATGCAATAGAGTGGGCAAGAAAAAGTCAGCCGTGAGCTATCGCATAGTGCTTGATACGAACTGCATTATTTTCGCATTGATATTTTCACGCCAGAAAATGTCGTGGTTGCGTCACAACTGGCAGTCCGGGGCTATCATCCCGTTAGTCAGCAAGGAAACGGCCAGCGAACTCTTGAGAGTGTTGGCCTATCCAAAATTCAAGCTCACAAAAACGGAGCAATTGGTACTACTGGCTGATTTTCTGCCTTACGCTGAAACGGTCACTTCGCTTGAGGTACCAGTTGACTTACCTGTAATTCGAGATACAGCAGATCAAATGTTTTTAACGTTAGCCGTATTTGGCAAGGCGGATGCTTTAGTAACTGGTGATAACGACCTGCTTATTATTAAGGATCTCTTTAAAACTCCGCCAATTATGTCGCTCAGTGAATTTGAGCAATGGCAAAAAAGCTGAAATAAAGATTTCGCTGGTTGCGTTCATGCTTTTTTGTTTATTTTTGCTGAAACCGACCGGTAATTATGGGGGGGGAAGGGGCAGATATTCAGTTCCAGAGTTGAAGTTATAATCGGAAAACAGTCCTGTTCCATCGCGTTATCTATCCCCATTATGTGACGAGTGATGATTCAGACGTGTACGTATTTACCGCATCAATGATTTTATGAGCTGCCTGAACCGGCTCCAGACCGGAAATGTCAACCTGCAGGTTTGCTCGTTTATAACTTGTGCCAAAGTAGGTCATGTCACCCTTTACCTCCCGCAGGTACAATTTCTTCTCTTTGAGCGTCAACTCTTTTTCGATCGGGCGGGAGTCGATGTCGTAGAAGCGGAGCCTCTCTACAATATTTTCCGGTTTATCGGTAATCACCACCTTGATTCCGTGGTTCTTCTTCAGTACCTTCAGGTATCCTCCCATCAGGCCACCTGGAGACAATGCGATAACTGACTCCGCGCTTTCCGGACGATTCAGCAAATCTGCAAGAGCTTTTGCAGCCTCTTCACGAAACTCGTACATGTTAAAACAGCTCTGCTGAAGACGTTCAATACTCGTTTTAAAGAAGGCTTCAACTTCCACATCCAGATCAAAAAAATTTAGCCCAAGCAGTTCGGCAATTATTTTGCCAAT
The DNA window shown above is from Pelodictyon phaeoclathratiforme BU-1 and carries:
- a CDS encoding DUF488 domain-containing protein, coding for MGHHRIKYVFLGRQLGARSEDPACYEKGRVQYPRLAKTPLFLEGIERIMRGADAYRITLMCAEKDPIECHRALLVSRKLFELGIPVNHILHDGAIQTHEELESRLLSMCNLPDGDMFTSRDEFIAQAYSIQGNRVAYQDEVMAEQKKVLQS
- a CDS encoding DUF488 domain-containing protein, giving the protein MKIFTIGFTQKSAEQFFNHLKQPGLTRVIDIRLNNVSQLAGFTKMKDLQFFLREINNLDYVHLPELAPTKEILDGYKKNGGDWKSYEKQFLSLMATRRVENLVKKDLIDGGCLLCSEVTPEHCHRRLVAEYFRDKWGYVEIVHL
- a CDS encoding AbrB/MazE/SpoVT family DNA-binding domain-containing protein; amino-acid sequence: MLAKLTSKNQLTLPKSIVTSIPKTDYFEVEVENGRIMLTPVRMQQADAVRAKLDALGINDQDVLDAIEWARKSQP
- a CDS encoding putative toxin-antitoxin system toxin component, PIN family, with protein sequence MSYRIVLDTNCIIFALIFSRQKMSWLRHNWQSGAIIPLVSKETASELLRVLAYPKFKLTKTEQLVLLADFLPYAETVTSLEVPVDLPVIRDTADQMFLTLAVFGKADALVTGDNDLLIIKDLFKTPPIMSLSEFEQWQKS
- a CDS encoding shikimate kinase encodes the protein MPVQIFLTGVGCVGKSTIGKIIAELLGLNFFDLDVEVEAFFKTSIERLQQSCFNMYEFREEAAKALADLLNRPESAESVIALSPGGLMGGYLKVLKKNHGIKVVITDKPENIVERLRFYDIDSRPIEKELTLKEKKLYLREVKGDMTYFGTSYKRANLQVDISGLEPVQAAHKIIDAVNTYTSESSLVT